In Apus apus isolate bApuApu2 chromosome 27, bApuApu2.pri.cur, whole genome shotgun sequence, the following proteins share a genomic window:
- the LOC127394847 gene encoding scale keratin-like: protein MSCYDLCTPSACGVACPQPLANSCNEPCVRQCPDSTTAIQPPPVVVTFPGPILSSFPQDAVVGSSGAPFLGGYGGYGGYGSLGYGGLWGYGGHGGYGGYGSLGYGGLWGYGGYGGYRGYRGYGSLGYGGLWGYGRPYGSGYWGYNRCNWGSCGPC, encoded by the coding sequence ATGTCTTGCTACGACCTGTGCACCCCCTCTGCCTGCGGCGTCGCCTGCCCCCAGCCTCTTGCCAACAGCTGCAACGAGCCCTGTGTGCGCCAGTGCCCCGACTCCACCACTGCCATCCAGCCTCCTCCGGTCGTGGTCACCTTCcctggccccatcctcagctccttccctcaGGATGCTGTGGTGGGATCCTCTGGAGCTCCCTTCCTGGGGGGCTATGGGGGCTACGGGGGCTACGGCTCCCTGGGCTACGGGGGTCTGTGGGGCTACGGAGGCCACGGGGGCTACGGGGGCTACGGCTCCCTGGGCTACGGGGGTCTGTGGGGCTACGGGGGCTACGGGGGCTACAGGGGCTATAGAGGCTATGGCTCCCTGGGCTATGGGGGCCTGTGGGGCTATGGTAGACCCTATGGCTCTGGCTATTGGGGCTACAACAGGTGCAACTGGGGCAGCTGCGGGCCCTGCTAG
- the LOC127394846 gene encoding scale keratin-like: protein MSCYDLSPISACGISRPQPLANSCNEPCVRQCPDSTALIQPPPAVVTFPGPILSSFPQDAVVGSSGVPVLGGYGGFGGYGASLGYGGVGGSGSSLGYGGLGGYGGSSLGYGGLGGYGGSSLGYRGLYGSGRSYSSGSCSPYSYRYGRNRRGSCGPC from the coding sequence ATGTCTTGCTATGACCTGTCCCCTATCTCTGCCTGCGGCATCTCCCGCCCCCAGCCTCTTGCCAACAGCTGCAACGAGCCCTGTGTGCGCCAGTGCCCCGACTCCACAGCCCTCATCCAGCCTCCTCCGGCCGTGGTCACCTTCcctggccccatcctcagctccttccctcaGGATGCTGTGGTGGGATCCTCTGGAGTGCCCGTCCTTGGGGGCTATGGGGGTTTTGGGGGTTATGGGGCCTCCCTTGGCTATGGGGGTGTGGGGGGCTCTGGCTCCTCCCTGGGCTATGGGGGCCTGGGGGGCTATGGGGGCTCCTCTCTTGGCTATGGGGGTCTGGGGGGCTATGGAGGCTCCTCCCTGGGTTACAGGGGCCTGTATGGCTCTGGTAGATCTTACAGCTCTGGCTCTTGCAGCCCTTACTCCTACCGATATGGCAGGAACCGCCGTGGCAGCTGTGGGCCCTGCTAA
- the LOC127394842 gene encoding scale keratin-like isoform X3, which translates to MSCYDLSPVSACGVTCPQPLANSCNEPCVRQCPDSTALIQPPPVVVTFPGPILSSFPQDAVVGSSGVPVLGGYGGFGGCYGGLGGYGGSSLGYGGLGGYGGSSLGYRGLYGSGRSYSSGSCSPYSYRYGRNRRGSCGPC; encoded by the exons ATGTCTTGCTACGACCTGTCCCCCGTCTCTGCCTGCGGTGTCACCTGCCCCCAGCCTCTTGCCAACAGCTGCAACGAGCCCTGTGTGCGCCAGTGCCCCGACTCCACAGCCCTCATCCAGCCTCCTCCGGTCGTGGTCACCTTCcctggccccatcctcagctccttccctcaGGATGCTGTGGTGGGATCCTCTGGAGTGCCCGTCCTTGGGGGCTATGGGGGTTTTGGGGGTT GCTATGGGGGCCTGGGGGGCTACGGGGGCTCCTCTCTGGGCTATGGGGGTCTGGGGGGCTATGGAGGCTCCTCCCTGGGTTACAGGGGCCTGTATGGCTCTGGTAGATCTTACAGCTCTGGCTCTTGCAGCCCTTACTCCTACCGATATGGCAGGAACCGCCGTGGCAGCTGTGGGCCCTGCTAA
- the LOC127394842 gene encoding scale keratin-like isoform X2: protein MSCYDLSPVSACGVTCPQPLANSCNEPCVRQCPDSTALIQPPPVVVTFPGPILSSFPQDAVVGSSGVPVLGGGLNGYGGSSLGYGGLGGYGGSSLGYGGLGGYGGSSLGYGGLGGYGGSSLGYRGLYGSGRSYSSGSCSPYSYRYGRNRRGSCGPC, encoded by the exons ATGTCTTGCTACGACCTGTCCCCCGTCTCTGCCTGCGGTGTCACCTGCCCCCAGCCTCTTGCCAACAGCTGCAACGAGCCCTGTGTGCGCCAGTGCCCCGACTCCACAGCCCTCATCCAGCCTCCTCCGGTCGTGGTCACCTTCcctggccccatcctcagctccttccctcaGGATGCTGTGGTGGGATCCTCTGGAGTGCCCGTCCTTGG TGGGGGTCTGAATGGATATGGGGGCTCCTCCCTGGGCTATGGGGGCCTGGGGGGCTACGGGGGCTCCTCTCTTGGCTATGGGGGCCTGGGGGGCTACGGGGGCTCCTCTCTGGGCTATGGGGGTCTGGGGGGCTATGGAGGCTCCTCCCTGGGTTACAGGGGCCTGTATGGCTCTGGTAGATCTTACAGCTCTGGCTCTTGCAGCCCTTACTCCTACCGATATGGCAGGAACCGCCGTGGCAGCTGTGGGCCCTGCTAA
- the LOC127394842 gene encoding scale keratin-like isoform X1, with translation MSCYDLSPVSACGVTCPQPLANSCNEPCVRQCPDSTALIQPPPVVVTFPGPILSSFPQDAVVGSSGVPVLGGYGGFGGYGASLGYGGSGSLGSGGFSLGYGGLNGYGGSSLGYGGLGGYGGSSLGYGGLGGYGGSSLGYGGLGGYGGSSLGYRGLYGSGRSYSSGSCSPYSYRYGRNRRGSCGPC, from the coding sequence ATGTCTTGCTACGACCTGTCCCCCGTCTCTGCCTGCGGTGTCACCTGCCCCCAGCCTCTTGCCAACAGCTGCAACGAGCCCTGTGTGCGCCAGTGCCCCGACTCCACAGCCCTCATCCAGCCTCCTCCGGTCGTGGTCACCTTCcctggccccatcctcagctccttccctcaGGATGCTGTGGTGGGATCCTCTGGAGTGCCCGTCCTTGGGGGCTATGGGGGTTTTGGGGGTTATGGAGCCTCCCTTGGCTATGGAGGCTCTGGCTCCCTGGGCTCTGGGGGCTTCTCCCTGGGCTATGGGGGTCTGAATGGATATGGGGGCTCCTCCCTGGGCTATGGGGGCCTGGGGGGCTACGGGGGCTCCTCTCTTGGCTATGGGGGCCTGGGGGGCTACGGGGGCTCCTCTCTGGGCTATGGGGGTCTGGGGGGCTATGGAGGCTCCTCCCTGGGTTACAGGGGCCTGTATGGCTCTGGTAGATCTTACAGCTCTGGCTCTTGCAGCCCTTACTCCTACCGATATGGCAGGAACCGCCGTGGCAGCTGTGGGCCCTGCTAA
- the LOC127394891 gene encoding scale keratin-like: MSCSDLCPPKTSVAVPQPIAESCNELCARQCPDSSAFIQPPPVVVTFPGPILSSFPQQAVVGSSGAPAFGGSLGLGGLYGAGATQGSGGLCTFARPSYASPACSPCVLPRYSKKLWDTCGPC, from the coding sequence ATGTCTTGCTCCGACCTGTGCCCCCCGAAAACCAGCGTTGCCGTCCCCCAGCCCATCGCTGAGAGCTGCAACGAGCTGTGCGCCCGCCAGTGCCCCGACTCCTCGGCCTTCATCCAGCCACCCCCGGTGGTGGTCACCTTCCCcggccccatcctcagctccttcccccagcaagCCGTGGTGGGCTCCTCCGGAGCACCCGCCTTTGGGGGCTCCCTGGGCCTGGGGGGCCTCTACGGCGCCGGGGCCACCCAGGGCTCGGGGGGCCTCTGCACCTTTGCCAGACCCTCCTACGCTTCTCCCGCCTGCAGCCCTTGTGTCCTGCCCCGCTACAGCAAGAAGCTGTGGGACACCTGTGGGCCCTGCTag
- the LOC127394896 gene encoding LOW QUALITY PROTEIN: scale keratin-like (The sequence of the model RefSeq protein was modified relative to this genomic sequence to represent the inferred CDS: deleted 1 base in 1 codon) → MSCYDLCPPKTGVAVPQPIAESCNELCARQCPDSSAFIQPPPVVVTFPGPILSSFPQQAVVGSSGAPAFGGSLGLGGLYGAGATQGSGGLCTFARPSYASPACSPCVLPRYSKKLWDTCGPC, encoded by the exons ATGTCTTGCTACGACCTGTGCCCCCCGAAAACCGGCGTTGCCGTCCCCCAGCCCATCGCTGAGAGCTGCAACGAGCTGTGCGCCCGCCAGTGCCCCGACTCCTCGGCCTTCATCCAGCCACCCCCGGTGGTGGTCACCTTCCCcggccccatcctcagctccttcccccagcaagCCGTGGTGGGCTCCTCCGGAGCACCCGCCTTTGGGGGCTCCCTGGGCCTGGGGGGCCTCTACGGCGCCGGGGCCACCCAGGGCTCG GGGGGCCTCTGCACCTTTGCCAGACCCTCCTACGCTTCTCCCGCCTGCAGCCCTTGTGTCCTGCCCCGCTACAGCAAGAAGCTGTGGGACACCTGTGGGCCCTGCTag
- the LOC127394892 gene encoding scale keratin-like — MSCSDLCPPKTSVAVPQPIAESCNELCARQCPDSSAFIQPPPVVVTFPGPILSSFPQQAVVGSSGAPAFGGSLGLGGLYGAGATQGSGGLCTFARPSYASPACSPCVLPRYSKKLWDTCGPC, encoded by the coding sequence ATGTCTTGCTCTGACCTGTGCCCCCCGAAAACCAGCGTTGCCGTCCCCCAGCCCATCGCTGAGAGCTGCAACGAGCTGTGCGCCCGCCAGTGCCCCGACTCCTCGGCCTTCATCCAGCCACCCCCGGTGGTGGTCACCTTCCCcggccccatcctcagctccttcccccagcaagCCGTGGTGGGCTCCTCCGGAGCACCCGCCTTTGGGGGCTCCCTGGGCCTGGGGGGCCTCTACGGCGCCGGGGCCACCCAGGGCTCGGGGGGCCTCTGCACCTTTGCCAGACCCTCCTACGCTTCTCCCGCCTGCAGCCCTTGTGTCCTGCCCCGCTACAGCAAGAAGCTGTGGGACACCTGTGGGCCCTGCTAG
- the LOC127394894 gene encoding LOW QUALITY PROTEIN: scale keratin-like (The sequence of the model RefSeq protein was modified relative to this genomic sequence to represent the inferred CDS: inserted 1 base in 1 codon) → MSCSDLCPPKTSVAVPQPIAESCNELCARQCPDSSAFIQPPPVVVTXPGPILSSFPQQAVVGSSGAPAFGGSLGLGGLYGAGATQGSGGLCTFARPSYASPACSPCVLPRYSKKLWDTCGPC, encoded by the exons ATGTCTTGCTCTGACCTGTGCCCCCCGAAAACCAGCGTTGCCGTCCCCCAGCCCATCGCTGAGAGCTGCAACGAGCTGTGCGCCCGCCAGTGCCCCGACTCCTCGGCCTTCATCCAGCCACCCCCGGTGGTGGTCA TCCCcggccccatcctcagctccttcccccagcaagCCGTGGTGGGCTCCTCCGGAGCACCCGCCTTTGGGGGCTCCCTGGGCCTGGGGGGCCTCTACGGCGCCGGGGCCACCCAGGGCTCGGGGGGCCTCTGCACCTTTGCCAGACCCTCCTACGCTTCTCCCGCCTGCAGCCCTTGTGTCCTGCCCCGCTACAGCAAGAAGCTGTGGGACACCTGTGGGCCCTGCTAG
- the LOC127394921 gene encoding uncharacterized protein LOC127394921 yields the protein MSCSSEACRPSGVSCPQPIAQSSNEPCVQQCPDSRAIIFPPPVVLTVPGPILSSCPQESVVGSSGPAWLGSSFSSPSSQGYEGPLGYGGSLGYGRSRNSVGSFGLGGYGSSLGLGGFSGYGGSRGYGSSLGLGGFSGYGGSRGYGGSFGLGGYGSSLGLGSLSGSGGSRGYGGSYGLGGLSGYRGSRGYGGSFGLGDYGNSLGLGSSSGYEGSWGLGSSGGYGGSLGYSHPLSYGDEPGSGGSLSYGGPQGLGGLGNGGRSYSSGFSSCGTGYYLPGGQRWGRSRRGSCGAF from the coding sequence ATGTCTTGCTCCAGTGAGGCCTGCAGACCCAGCGGGGTGAGCTGCCCTCAGCCCATTGCCCAGAGCTCCAACGAGCCGTGTGTGCAGCAGTGCCCCGACTCCAGAGCCATCATCTTCCCCCCGCCGGTGGTGCTGACAGTGCCAggccccatcctcagctcctgccctcagGAGAGCGTTGTGGGATCCTCaggcccagcctggctggggagctCCTTCAGCTCCCCAAGCTCCCAGGGCTATGAGGGCCCCCTGGGCTACGGGGGCTCCTTGGGCTATGGGAGGTCAAGGAATTCTGTGGGCTCCTTTGGTCTCGGGGGCTATGGGAGCTCCCTGGGCTTGGGGGGCTTCTCTGGTTATGGGGGCTCCAGGGGATATGGGAGCTCCCTGGGTCTGGGGGGCTTCTCTGGTTATGGGGGCTCTAGGGGATACGGGGGTTCCTTTGGTTTAGGCGGCTACGGGAGCTCCCTGGGCCTGGGAAGTTTATCTGGCTCTGGGGGCTCCCGGGGATATGGGGGCTCCTATGGTTTAGGGGGCTTATCTGGCTATAGGGGCTCCAGGGGATACGGGGGCTCCTTTGGTTTGGGGGACTATGGGAACTCCCTGGGTTTGGGGAGCTCCTCTGGCTATGAGGGCTCCTGGGGCTTGGGAAGCTCTGGAGGCTACGGGGGCTCCCTTGGCTACAGCCACCCCCTGAGTTATGGAGATGAGCCAGGCTCTGGGGGCTCCCTGAGCTATGGAGGCCCTCAGGGGTTGGGTGGCTTGGGCAACGGTGGGAGGTCCTACAGCTCTGGCTTCTCCTCCTGTGGCACGGGCTACTACCTCCCTGGTGGCCAGAGGTGGGGCAGGTCCCGCCGTGGGAGCTGTGGGGCTTTCTGA